In the Sus scrofa isolate TJ Tabasco breed Duroc chromosome 6, Sscrofa11.1, whole genome shotgun sequence genome, one interval contains:
- the FBXO31 gene encoding F-box only protein 31 isoform X3, with product MKILPDYEHMEYRDVYTCLLHRYRHILGLWQPDIGPYGGLLNVVVDGFFIIGWMYLPPHDPHVDDPMRFKPLFRIHLMERKSATVECMYGHRGPHNGHIQIVKKDEFSTKCNQTDHHRMSGGRQEEFRTWLREEWGRTLEDIFHEHMQELILMKFIYTSQYDNCLTYRRIYLPPSRPDDLIRPGLFKGTYGSHGLEIVMLSFHGQRARGTKITGDPNIPAGQQTVEIDLRHRIQLPDVESLRDFSELSRIVLEVREQVRQEEQQEDGPEDTEGRGQQSPREPQLGPAPPCKEPPAKLGGEPGDGGAAAEAEQLAHSGQGQPFVLPAGVSSRNEDYPRTCRMCFYGTGLIAGHGFTSPERTPGVFILFDEDRFGFIWLELKSFSLYSRVQAAFRNADAPSPQAFEEMLKNIQSLTS from the exons ATGAAAATTCTTCCCGATTACGAGCACATGGAGTACAGAGATGTTTACACCTGCC TGCTTCATCGCTACAGACACATCCTGGGACTGTGGCAGCCGGACATCGGGCCGTACGGAGGACTGCTGAACGTGGTG GTGGACGGCTTTTTCATCATTGGCTGGATGTACCTGCCGCCCCACGACCCCCACGTGGATGACCCGATGCGGTTCAAGCCCTTGTTTAGGATCCACCTGATGGAGAGGAAGTCGGCCACGGTGGAGTGCATGTACGGCCACAGGGGACCCCACAATGGTCACATCCAG ATCGTGAAGAAGGACGAGTTCTCCACCAAGTGCAACCAGACAGACCACCACCGAATGTCCGGCGGGAGGCAGGAG GAATTCCGCACGTGGCTGAGGGAAGAATGGGGGCGGACGCTGGAGGACATTTTCCACGAGCACATGCAGGAGCTCATTCTGATGAAGTTCATCTACACCAGTCAGTATGA CAACTGCCTGACCTACCGCCGCATCTACCTCCCGCCCAGCCGTCCGGACGACCTCATCAGGCCTGGCCTCTTCAAGGGCACCTACGGCAGCCACGGCCTGGAGATCGTCATGCTCAGCTTCCACGGGCAGCGCGCCAGGGGCACGAAGATCACG GGAGACCCCAACATCCCTGCCGGGCAGCAGACAGTGGAGATTGACCTCAGGCACCGCATCCAGCTGCCCGACGTCGAGAGCCTCCGCGACTTCAGCGAGCTCTCCCGCATCGTCCTGGAGGTGCGTGAGCAGGTGCgccaggaggagcagcaggaagaTGGGCCCGAGGACACGGAGGGCCGTGGCCAGCAGAGCCCCCGAGAGCCCCAGCTGGGCCCTGCCCCGCCCTGCAAGGAACCACCCGCTAAGCTGGGCGGGGAGCCTGGGGACGGAGGGGCTGCAGCCGAGGCCGAGCAGCTGGCCCATTCGGGGCAGGGGCAGCCCTTTGTGCTGCCGGCGGGCGTGAGCTCGAGGAACGAGGACTATCCCCGGACCTGCAGGATGTG TTTCTACGGCACAGGGCTCATCGCCGGCCACGGCTTCACCAGCCCCGAGCGCACCCCCGGAGTCTTCATCCTCTTCGACGAGGATCGTTTTGGGTTCATCTGGCTGGAGCTGAAGTCCTTCAGCCTCTACAGCAGGGTCCAGGCCGCCTTCCGGAATGCGGACGCCCCGTCCCCGCAGGCCTTCGAGGAGATGCTCAAGAACATTCAGTCCCTCACCTCCTGA
- the FBXO31 gene encoding F-box only protein 31 isoform X4, protein MYLPPHDPHVDDPMRFKPLFRIHLMERKSATVECMYGHRGPHNGHIQIVKKDEFSTKCNQTDHHRMSGGRQEEFRTWLREEWGRTLEDIFHEHMQELILMKFIYTSQYDNCLTYRRIYLPPSRPDDLIRPGLFKGTYGSHGLEIVMLSFHGQRARGTKITGDPNIPAGQQTVEIDLRHRIQLPDVESLRDFSELSRIVLEVREQVRQEEQQEDGPEDTEGRGQQSPREPQLGPAPPCKEPPAKLGGEPGDGGAAAEAEQLAHSGQGQPFVLPAGVSSRNEDYPRTCRMCFYGTGLIAGHGFTSPERTPGVFILFDEDRFGFIWLELKSFSLYSRVQAAFRNADAPSPQAFEEMLKNIQSLTS, encoded by the exons ATGTACCTGCCGCCCCACGACCCCCACGTGGATGACCCGATGCGGTTCAAGCCCTTGTTTAGGATCCACCTGATGGAGAGGAAGTCGGCCACGGTGGAGTGCATGTACGGCCACAGGGGACCCCACAATGGTCACATCCAG ATCGTGAAGAAGGACGAGTTCTCCACCAAGTGCAACCAGACAGACCACCACCGAATGTCCGGCGGGAGGCAGGAG GAATTCCGCACGTGGCTGAGGGAAGAATGGGGGCGGACGCTGGAGGACATTTTCCACGAGCACATGCAGGAGCTCATTCTGATGAAGTTCATCTACACCAGTCAGTATGA CAACTGCCTGACCTACCGCCGCATCTACCTCCCGCCCAGCCGTCCGGACGACCTCATCAGGCCTGGCCTCTTCAAGGGCACCTACGGCAGCCACGGCCTGGAGATCGTCATGCTCAGCTTCCACGGGCAGCGCGCCAGGGGCACGAAGATCACG GGAGACCCCAACATCCCTGCCGGGCAGCAGACAGTGGAGATTGACCTCAGGCACCGCATCCAGCTGCCCGACGTCGAGAGCCTCCGCGACTTCAGCGAGCTCTCCCGCATCGTCCTGGAGGTGCGTGAGCAGGTGCgccaggaggagcagcaggaagaTGGGCCCGAGGACACGGAGGGCCGTGGCCAGCAGAGCCCCCGAGAGCCCCAGCTGGGCCCTGCCCCGCCCTGCAAGGAACCACCCGCTAAGCTGGGCGGGGAGCCTGGGGACGGAGGGGCTGCAGCCGAGGCCGAGCAGCTGGCCCATTCGGGGCAGGGGCAGCCCTTTGTGCTGCCGGCGGGCGTGAGCTCGAGGAACGAGGACTATCCCCGGACCTGCAGGATGTG TTTCTACGGCACAGGGCTCATCGCCGGCCACGGCTTCACCAGCCCCGAGCGCACCCCCGGAGTCTTCATCCTCTTCGACGAGGATCGTTTTGGGTTCATCTGGCTGGAGCTGAAGTCCTTCAGCCTCTACAGCAGGGTCCAGGCCGCCTTCCGGAATGCGGACGCCCCGTCCCCGCAGGCCTTCGAGGAGATGCTCAAGAACATTCAGTCCCTCACCTCCTGA